A genomic segment from Curtobacterium sp. MCSS17_007 encodes:
- a CDS encoding cytochrome c oxidase assembly protein — translation MPAPSRSGTDPPVTRRHPTPGPAEFWSTWHADPLAAVLIVVATTAYGWWLVGARRRGAHWSAWRTLSFVVALVLFAVLQFGIVGQDDQELRWAFTLRLALLFFAVPTFAALAAPVSLLRLGGPSGWSAATDRVLGSRPVRVLGNAIVAPVVGLVLFAALLTPLSATVRGSGLGAAAVTVMVPALGFTLLAPLSEPGVLRSSTFVTVEFLLAFVELLLDAVPGIVLRVSDHVLDGSLVHAVGQLWFPSPLRDQHLAGDLLWFIAEVADVPVLVMLFVRWQRTDRREARSVDALSDEEMAELTRAHLQRRG, via the coding sequence GTGCCCGCTCCGTCGCGGTCGGGCACCGACCCGCCCGTCACCAGGAGGCACCCCACGCCCGGACCCGCCGAGTTCTGGAGCACCTGGCACGCCGACCCGCTCGCCGCCGTGCTGATCGTCGTCGCGACGACCGCGTACGGCTGGTGGCTCGTCGGAGCCCGGCGTCGGGGCGCACACTGGTCGGCCTGGCGCACGCTGTCGTTCGTGGTCGCGCTCGTGCTCTTCGCCGTGCTGCAGTTCGGCATCGTCGGGCAGGACGACCAGGAGCTGCGCTGGGCGTTCACGCTCCGGCTCGCGCTGCTGTTCTTCGCGGTGCCGACCTTCGCTGCCCTGGCCGCCCCGGTGTCGCTGCTCCGGCTCGGGGGCCCGAGTGGGTGGTCGGCCGCAACCGACCGGGTGCTCGGGTCACGTCCGGTCCGGGTGCTCGGCAACGCGATCGTCGCCCCCGTCGTCGGCCTGGTCCTGTTCGCGGCGCTGCTCACCCCGCTGTCCGCGACCGTCCGCGGGTCGGGGCTCGGAGCGGCCGCCGTCACCGTGATGGTGCCCGCGCTCGGGTTCACCCTGCTCGCGCCCCTGTCGGAGCCCGGCGTGCTGCGGAGTTCGACGTTCGTGACGGTCGAGTTCCTGCTCGCGTTCGTGGAGCTGCTGCTCGACGCGGTGCCCGGCATCGTGCTGCGGGTGTCGGACCACGTGCTCGACGGATCGCTCGTGCACGCCGTGGGGCAGCTGTGGTTCCCGTCCCCGCTGCGCGACCAGCACCTGGCGGGTGACCTGCTGTGGTTCATCGCCGAGGTCGCCGACGTCCCGGTGCTCGTGATGCTCTTCGTGCGGTGGCAGCGGACCGATCGTCGCGAGGCCCGTTCCGTCGACGCCCTGTCCGACGAGGAGATGGCCGAGCTGACCCGGGCGCACCTGCAGCGGCGGGGGTGA
- a CDS encoding GNAT family N-acetyltransferase, with protein sequence MSEDIRWEVVEESALTLPDHEAIAAMLGQAFPTWSHWYVGGRDYAGMQPERRVIGWSADGTVLAHVGIRRMFITVGGEDVLVGDTGVVAVSPTLQGTGVGRELLVRTRAVLEGLRVPYGFLGAGEDRIPFYAHMGWHEIDGAVGTFSAFTADGVGVNETEQGGWMVLPVEAQLEDWPKGEIMLNGQQV encoded by the coding sequence GTGAGCGAAGACATCCGGTGGGAGGTGGTCGAGGAGAGCGCACTGACGCTCCCCGACCACGAGGCGATCGCAGCGATGCTCGGGCAGGCGTTCCCGACCTGGTCGCACTGGTACGTGGGCGGCCGCGACTACGCCGGCATGCAGCCCGAGCGCCGGGTGATCGGCTGGAGCGCCGACGGCACGGTGCTGGCACACGTCGGCATCCGGCGCATGTTCATCACCGTGGGCGGCGAGGACGTCTTGGTCGGCGACACCGGTGTCGTCGCCGTGTCGCCGACGCTGCAGGGCACCGGGGTCGGCCGCGAGCTCCTCGTCCGCACCCGCGCTGTCCTCGAGGGGCTCCGCGTGCCGTACGGCTTCCTCGGCGCCGGCGAGGACCGCATCCCCTTCTACGCGCACATGGGCTGGCACGAGATCGACGGCGCCGTCGGCACGTTCTCGGCGTTCACGGCCGACGGGGTCGGGGTGAACGAGACCGAGCAGGGCGGGTGGATGGTCCTGCCGGTCGAGGCGCAGCTGGAGGACTGGCCGAAGGGCGAGATCATGCTGAACGGCCAGCAGGTCTGA
- a CDS encoding catalase codes for MSDQNTPTGPAGTPTTTTNSGAPVSSDQHSMGVGADGPLALHDHYLVEKLAQFNRERVPERVVHAKGGGAFGTFTVTHDVSQYTRAAFLQPGKTTEMLARFSSVAGEQGSPDTWRDPRGFALKFYTEEGNYDLVGNNTPVFFIRDGIKFPDFIRSQKRLPGSHLRNHDMQWDFWTLSPESAHQVTWLMGDRGLPSSWRHMDGFSSHTYQWINAEGERFWVKYHFETQQGHKTLTQEDADRIAGEDADFHIRDLYEAIERRDFPKWVLKVQVMPYADAESYRFNPFDLTKVWPHADYPLIEVGTMELNRNPENYFAQIEQAAFAPSNFVPGIAASPDKMLLARIFSYADAQRYRVGTNHAQLPVNAPKNEVHSYSKDGAMRFDFQKAEVPVYAPNTQGGAHADPAATDDVPGWESDGALQRSAATLHPEDDDFGQAGTLVREVLDDAARERLVGNIAGHVSKVTRDDLRERVFAYWTNVDADLGARVRAAVVPTAPGSNEDPEKVAVEA; via the coding sequence GTGTCCGACCAGAACACGCCCACCGGCCCCGCCGGTACCCCCACCACCACGACCAACTCCGGCGCCCCCGTATCGAGCGACCAGCACTCGATGGGTGTCGGTGCGGACGGCCCCCTCGCCCTTCACGACCACTACCTGGTCGAGAAGCTCGCCCAGTTCAACCGTGAGCGCGTCCCGGAGCGCGTCGTCCACGCCAAGGGCGGCGGTGCGTTCGGTACCTTCACCGTCACCCACGACGTGTCGCAGTACACCCGCGCCGCGTTCCTGCAGCCGGGCAAGACCACCGAGATGCTCGCCCGCTTCTCGAGCGTCGCCGGCGAGCAGGGCTCCCCGGACACCTGGCGCGACCCCCGCGGGTTCGCGCTGAAGTTCTACACCGAAGAGGGCAACTACGACCTCGTCGGCAACAACACCCCCGTCTTCTTCATCCGTGACGGCATCAAGTTCCCGGACTTCATCCGCTCGCAGAAGCGCCTGCCGGGTTCGCACCTGCGCAACCACGACATGCAGTGGGACTTCTGGACCCTCTCCCCGGAGTCGGCGCATCAGGTGACCTGGCTCATGGGCGACCGGGGCCTCCCGTCGAGCTGGCGCCACATGGACGGCTTCAGCTCGCACACCTACCAGTGGATCAACGCCGAGGGTGAGCGCTTCTGGGTGAAGTACCACTTCGAGACGCAGCAGGGCCACAAGACCCTGACGCAGGAGGACGCCGACCGCATCGCCGGTGAGGACGCCGACTTCCACATCCGCGACCTCTACGAGGCCATCGAGCGCCGTGACTTCCCGAAGTGGGTCCTCAAGGTGCAGGTCATGCCGTACGCGGACGCCGAGAGCTACCGCTTCAACCCGTTCGACCTCACGAAGGTGTGGCCGCACGCCGACTACCCGCTCATCGAGGTCGGCACGATGGAGCTCAACCGCAACCCGGAGAACTACTTCGCGCAGATCGAGCAGGCCGCGTTCGCGCCGTCGAACTTCGTGCCCGGCATCGCGGCGAGCCCCGACAAGATGCTCCTCGCGCGCATCTTCAGCTACGCGGACGCCCAGCGCTACCGCGTCGGCACGAACCACGCGCAGCTGCCCGTGAACGCCCCGAAGAACGAGGTCCACTCGTACTCGAAGGACGGCGCCATGCGCTTCGACTTCCAGAAGGCCGAGGTGCCGGTGTACGCGCCGAACACCCAGGGCGGCGCGCACGCCGACCCGGCCGCCACGGACGACGTGCCGGGCTGGGAGTCCGACGGTGCGCTGCAGCGGTCCGCCGCGACGCTCCACCCGGAGGACGACGACTTCGGCCAGGCCGGCACGCTCGTCCGCGAGGTGCTCGACGACGCCGCCCGTGAGCGCCTGGTGGGCAACATCGCCGGGCACGTCTCGAAGGTGACGCGCGACGACCTGCGCGAGCGCGTGTTCGCCTACTGGACGAACGTCGACGCCGACCTGGGTGCGCGTGTGCGCGCCGCGGTCGTGCCGACCGCGCCGGGTTCGAACGAGGACCCGGAGAAGGTCGCGGTCGAGGCGTAG
- the purS gene encoding phosphoribosylformylglycinamidine synthase subunit PurS, producing MPTIVVEVMPKAEILDPQGKAVGNALARLGKADLTAVRIGKRFEIAVDGPVDDAKLAEVREIAADVFSNAVIEDVVSVTVQDA from the coding sequence GTGCCAACCATCGTCGTCGAGGTCATGCCCAAGGCAGAGATCCTCGATCCCCAGGGCAAGGCGGTGGGCAACGCGCTCGCCCGTCTCGGCAAGGCCGACCTGACCGCCGTCCGCATCGGCAAGCGCTTCGAGATCGCCGTCGACGGCCCCGTCGACGACGCGAAGCTGGCCGAGGTCCGCGAGATCGCGGCGGACGTCTTCTCCAACGCCGTGATCGAGGACGTCGTCTCCGTCACCGTGCAGGACGCGTGA
- a CDS encoding SDR family oxidoreductase, with protein MTHSSRTTRPLALVTGVGRRAGIGAAIASRLAADGWDLAISWWGPYDDRVHGAADPDGVDAVVAEAERAGARVTRLPVDLADPEQAAALVGRAETEAGAPVTAVVMSHCESVDSDFASTTVESFDRHLAVNVRAPFLIVQAYARRLREGAPAPEDRRRVVALTSDHVGFNLPYGTSKGALDRLVVGAAIELGDVRVSANLVNPGPNDTGWMTDEIREAAVAQTPLGRPSMPTDTAALVGFLLGPDGGWVNGQLLKTDGGFSAR; from the coding sequence ATGACCCACAGTTCCCGCACCACCCGACCGCTCGCCCTGGTGACCGGCGTCGGTCGCCGCGCCGGGATCGGTGCCGCGATCGCCTCGCGGCTCGCCGCCGACGGCTGGGACCTCGCGATCTCGTGGTGGGGACCGTACGACGACCGCGTGCACGGGGCCGCCGACCCCGACGGGGTGGACGCGGTGGTCGCCGAGGCCGAGCGTGCGGGGGCACGGGTGACGCGCCTCCCGGTCGACCTGGCCGACCCGGAGCAGGCGGCCGCGCTCGTGGGCCGCGCCGAGACCGAGGCGGGCGCGCCCGTGACCGCCGTCGTGATGTCGCACTGCGAGTCGGTGGACTCGGACTTCGCATCCACCACCGTCGAGTCGTTCGACCGACACCTGGCGGTGAACGTGCGCGCACCGTTCCTGATCGTGCAGGCGTACGCGCGACGGCTGCGCGAGGGTGCGCCCGCTCCCGAGGACCGCCGCCGCGTCGTCGCGCTGACGAGCGACCACGTCGGCTTCAACCTGCCGTACGGCACGAGCAAGGGTGCTCTCGACCGGCTGGTCGTCGGGGCGGCCATCGAGCTCGGCGACGTCCGCGTGAGCGCGAACCTGGTGAACCCGGGCCCGAACGACACCGGGTGGATGACCGACGAGATCCGCGAGGCCGCGGTCGCCCAGACCCCGCTCGGACGCCCGTCGATGCCGACCGACACGGCGGCGCTCGTCGGGTTCCTGCTCGGTCCCGACGGCGGGTGGGTGAACGGTCAGCTGCTGAAGACGGACGGCGGGTTCAGCGCCAGGTGA
- a CDS encoding PadR family transcriptional regulator — translation MASLTPLAFAALGLLAEAPMHPYEMFQTMLQRREDQNVKVRPGTLYHQIGRLVDLGFAEALGTAREGNRPERTTYAITDHGRAELEAGLRRMIAEPADEYPEFQLALSHVDNLTATEAVTALRARADALRAERAGYDEAATGLQAKRLAERYWLDVSYVRGMLTAQIDWLTATADRIASGDVPWDGPAVPDTSSHEDKEHTR, via the coding sequence ATGGCGTCGCTCACGCCCCTCGCGTTCGCCGCGCTCGGCCTGCTCGCCGAGGCACCGATGCACCCCTACGAGATGTTCCAGACGATGCTCCAGCGCCGCGAGGACCAGAACGTCAAGGTCCGGCCCGGCACGCTGTACCACCAGATCGGACGGCTCGTGGACCTCGGGTTCGCCGAGGCCCTCGGCACCGCGCGCGAGGGCAACCGGCCCGAGCGCACCACGTACGCCATCACCGACCACGGCCGCGCCGAGCTCGAGGCCGGGCTGCGGCGCATGATCGCCGAGCCCGCCGACGAGTACCCGGAGTTCCAGCTCGCGCTGTCCCACGTCGACAACCTGACCGCGACCGAGGCGGTGACCGCGTTGCGCGCCCGCGCCGACGCGCTCCGTGCCGAACGCGCCGGGTACGACGAAGCCGCCACGGGCCTCCAGGCCAAGCGGCTCGCCGAGCGCTACTGGCTCGACGTGTCGTACGTGCGCGGCATGCTCACGGCGCAGATCGACTGGCTCACCGCGACCGCTGACCGCATCGCGAGCGGCGACGTCCCCTGGGACGGCCCGGCCGTCCCCGACACCAGCTCCCACGAGGACAAGGAACACACTCGATGA
- a CDS encoding acyltransferase, translated as MSTKQGPSSRIDSVPVDSAQDVRGIIAQRDLVVDLIRTACVVLVVVVHVTMVGVAVSPDGIAVTSPLQEASWYVPATWAGQVMPLFFAVGGFASAVGWRSTIARGGGVRDFVAKRLVRLFRPAVPLFAVLAVGLGIASALGTPADLLGEVAFGIGSPLWFLAAYGITQCCVPVMARLHARAPWRTLGVLLLLAVAVDALRFATGAAEVGLLNLGPVWLFAQQLGFLWADGWFARRSRVLLAAVALAGFALLVPLTSVGLWAPDMLQDLNPPMLPLAVLAVSQVCLVQLVHRPLTRLVRTRAAQATVFVLGRDGMAIYLWHLPLYIALNGVALLLAVPFPAPGSGTWWATRPVALVLVLAAAIGVARALRRWDRPLPRVEPGTDRPGWAVVAVAVLCTVGPAFVVMQWHLSFPVAVLGAVAVPVGVWLLGRTRPLPLPRRV; from the coding sequence ATGTCCACGAAGCAGGGGCCTTCGTCGCGGATCGACTCCGTGCCGGTCGACAGCGCTCAGGACGTCCGGGGGATCATCGCGCAGCGGGACCTGGTCGTCGACCTCATCCGGACGGCGTGCGTCGTCCTCGTCGTCGTCGTGCACGTCACGATGGTCGGCGTCGCGGTGTCGCCCGATGGCATCGCCGTCACGAGCCCGTTGCAGGAGGCGTCCTGGTACGTCCCCGCGACGTGGGCGGGACAGGTCATGCCACTGTTCTTCGCCGTCGGCGGCTTCGCGAGCGCGGTCGGGTGGCGCAGCACGATCGCTCGGGGCGGGGGCGTGCGCGACTTCGTGGCGAAACGGCTCGTGCGGCTCTTCCGCCCGGCGGTCCCACTGTTCGCCGTGCTCGCGGTCGGTCTGGGGATCGCGTCCGCTCTCGGTACCCCGGCAGACCTGCTCGGCGAGGTCGCCTTCGGCATCGGCTCGCCGCTCTGGTTCCTCGCCGCATACGGCATCACGCAGTGCTGCGTGCCGGTGATGGCCAGGCTGCACGCGCGGGCCCCGTGGCGGACGCTCGGCGTCCTGCTGCTCCTCGCGGTGGCGGTCGACGCCCTGCGGTTCGCCACCGGCGCCGCCGAGGTCGGGCTCCTCAACCTCGGGCCGGTCTGGCTGTTCGCGCAGCAGCTCGGGTTCCTCTGGGCCGACGGGTGGTTCGCCCGGCGATCGAGGGTGCTGCTGGCGGCGGTCGCGCTCGCGGGCTTTGCACTCCTCGTGCCCCTGACGTCCGTCGGGCTCTGGGCACCGGACATGCTGCAGGACCTCAACCCGCCGATGCTCCCGCTGGCGGTGCTCGCCGTCTCGCAGGTCTGCCTGGTGCAGCTCGTGCACCGCCCCCTCACCCGGCTCGTGCGGACCCGTGCGGCGCAGGCCACGGTGTTCGTGCTCGGGCGCGACGGCATGGCGATCTACCTCTGGCACCTGCCCCTGTACATCGCGCTCAACGGCGTCGCACTCCTGCTCGCTGTGCCGTTCCCCGCCCCGGGGTCGGGCACGTGGTGGGCGACGCGGCCGGTCGCCCTCGTCCTCGTGCTGGCCGCGGCGATCGGCGTGGCACGGGCCCTGCGCCGGTGGGACCGCCCGCTCCCCCGGGTCGAGCCGGGCACCGACCGCCCGGGGTGGGCGGTCGTCGCGGTCGCGGTGCTCTGCACGGTGGGACCGGCGTTCGTCGTCATGCAGTGGCACCTGTCGTTCCCGGTCGCGGTCCTCGGCGCGGTCGCCGTGCCGGTCGGGGTGTGGCTGCTCGGGCGGACGCGGCCGCTGCCGCTGCCGCGGCGGGTCTGA
- the purQ gene encoding phosphoribosylformylglycinamidine synthase subunit PurQ: MRIGVITFPGSLDDRDAQRAVRLAGADPVALWHGDHDLQGVDAIVLPGGFSYGDYLRAGAIAAKAPIMAEVIDAAGKGMPVLGICNGFQMLAEARLVPGAHTRNAHQQFIRRDQKLRVENAGTAWTSGFADQQEITIPLKNADGRFVADADEIKRIEDNGQVVFRYVGVNPNGSIDDIAGVSNERGNVVGLMPHPEHATEPGFGPDTPAAMASGTDGLTFFTSVIESTLVK, from the coding sequence ATGCGCATCGGCGTCATCACGTTCCCGGGCTCGCTCGACGACCGCGACGCCCAGCGCGCGGTCCGCCTGGCCGGTGCCGACCCCGTCGCGCTCTGGCACGGCGACCACGACCTGCAGGGCGTCGACGCGATCGTGCTCCCCGGCGGGTTCTCGTACGGCGACTACCTGCGCGCCGGTGCGATCGCGGCGAAGGCCCCGATCATGGCCGAGGTCATCGACGCCGCCGGCAAGGGCATGCCCGTGCTCGGCATCTGCAACGGCTTCCAGATGCTGGCCGAGGCCCGCCTGGTCCCCGGTGCGCACACCCGCAACGCCCACCAGCAGTTCATCCGGCGTGACCAGAAGCTCCGCGTCGAGAACGCCGGCACCGCATGGACGTCCGGGTTCGCGGACCAGCAGGAGATCACCATCCCGCTGAAGAACGCGGACGGCCGCTTCGTCGCCGACGCCGACGAGATCAAGCGCATCGAGGACAACGGCCAGGTCGTGTTCCGCTACGTCGGCGTGAACCCGAACGGGTCGATCGACGACATCGCGGGCGTCTCGAACGAGCGCGGCAACGTCGTCGGACTCATGCCGCACCCCGAGCACGCGACGGAGCCCGGGTTCGGCCCGGACACCCCCGCGGCCATGGCCTCCGGTACGGACGGCCTCACCTTCTTCACCTCCGTGATCGAGTCGACGCTCGTCAAGTGA
- a CDS encoding VOC family protein — protein sequence MGAVTLRVADLDTMVAYYRDGVGLAVLTNDGGTAVLGRGTTPIVVLEHAPAMRHAAPHEAGLFHTAILFDTQADLAAALYSVATKYPRTFTGSADHLVSNAFYFQDPEGNGVELYWDRDRTEWSWTHGMVDMATIYVDPNAFVQEHLTQDAVNAAAARPGRVGHVHLSVGDVATAKAFYVDRLGFATTAAMGDQALFVSAGGYHHHMAMNTWNSRGAGRRQQALGLGLVRIEVPGADDLGALVSRMHDTGVQTADDGRTVAFEDPWANRIEVTAPGRG from the coding sequence ATGGGCGCCGTGACGCTCCGGGTCGCCGACCTCGACACGATGGTCGCGTACTACCGCGACGGCGTCGGTCTGGCGGTCCTGACGAACGACGGCGGCACCGCGGTGCTCGGCCGCGGGACGACGCCGATCGTGGTCCTCGAGCACGCCCCCGCGATGCGGCACGCCGCCCCGCACGAGGCCGGGCTCTTCCACACCGCGATCCTGTTCGACACGCAGGCCGACCTCGCGGCGGCGCTGTACTCCGTCGCGACGAAGTACCCGCGGACCTTCACGGGCAGCGCGGACCACCTGGTGAGCAACGCGTTCTACTTCCAGGACCCGGAGGGCAACGGCGTCGAGCTGTACTGGGACCGCGACCGCACCGAGTGGTCGTGGACGCACGGCATGGTCGACATGGCGACCATCTACGTCGACCCGAACGCCTTCGTGCAGGAGCACCTGACCCAGGACGCCGTGAACGCCGCAGCCGCACGGCCGGGCCGCGTCGGGCACGTGCACCTGTCCGTCGGCGACGTCGCCACCGCGAAGGCGTTCTACGTCGATCGGCTCGGCTTCGCGACGACCGCGGCGATGGGCGACCAGGCACTGTTCGTCAGCGCGGGTGGGTACCACCACCACATGGCGATGAACACGTGGAACTCGCGCGGGGCCGGGCGGCGGCAGCAGGCGCTCGGCCTGGGGCTCGTGCGGATCGAGGTGCCGGGCGCGGACGACCTCGGCGCGCTCGTGTCCCGCATGCACGACACCGGGGTGCAGACCGCGGACGACGGCCGCACGGTGGCGTTCGAGGACCCGTGGGCGAACCGCATCGAGGTCACGGCGCCCGGACGCGGCTGA
- a CDS encoding DHA2 family efflux MFS transporter permease subunit: MTPAPTSADLEHGKKPWPALWALVVGFFMILVDSTIVSVATPTIAQALDADINAVIWVTSAYLLAYAVPLLITGRLGDRFGPKVLYQTGLVVFTLASLWCGLAGSIEMLIVARVVQGLGAAMMTPQTMAVITRIFPPQNRGAAMGLWGAVAGVASLVGPIVGGLLVDGFGWEWIFFVNVPVGIVAFVLAQRFVPRFERHGHRFDTLGIVLSAIGMFLLVFGIQEGETYDWGTITGPISVWSLIITGIVVLAAFVVWQGVQKGEPLLPLGLFKDRNFTLANIAITAVGVAISSFALPIMLWAQDVLRFSPTQAALLLVPQAVLSAALAPLVGKNLNKWNPRWVGSFGLACFSGGLFWFGALLSSGAGWGWTLLPSALLGLANACMWGPLSVSATRNLPPALAGAGSGVYNTTRQIGAVLGSAGIAALIEARITANFPSGAGTGSGGAEQQVGALPEFLQQPFATAMGQSLVLPAVVLVAAIVAALFLAKPKQTTAWKQTGAVETQPGAAEPEAAAR, encoded by the coding sequence ATGACCCCCGCACCCACCAGCGCAGACCTGGAGCACGGCAAGAAGCCGTGGCCGGCCCTCTGGGCCCTCGTCGTCGGCTTCTTCATGATCCTGGTCGACTCGACGATCGTCTCCGTCGCGACCCCGACCATCGCACAGGCGCTCGACGCCGACATCAACGCCGTCATCTGGGTGACGAGCGCGTACCTGCTCGCCTACGCGGTGCCGCTGCTCATCACCGGACGCCTGGGCGACCGGTTCGGCCCGAAGGTGCTCTACCAGACGGGGCTCGTGGTCTTCACGCTCGCCAGCCTGTGGTGCGGGCTGGCCGGGTCCATCGAGATGCTCATCGTGGCCCGCGTCGTGCAGGGCCTCGGGGCCGCGATGATGACCCCGCAGACCATGGCCGTCATCACCCGCATCTTCCCGCCGCAGAACCGCGGTGCGGCGATGGGCCTCTGGGGTGCCGTCGCCGGTGTCGCCTCGCTCGTCGGTCCGATCGTCGGCGGTCTGCTCGTCGACGGCTTCGGCTGGGAGTGGATCTTCTTCGTCAACGTGCCCGTCGGCATCGTCGCGTTCGTGCTCGCGCAGCGCTTCGTCCCCCGCTTCGAGCGGCACGGGCACCGCTTCGACACCCTGGGCATCGTGCTGAGCGCGATCGGCATGTTCCTGCTCGTCTTCGGCATCCAGGAGGGCGAGACCTACGACTGGGGCACCATCACGGGGCCGATCTCGGTCTGGTCGCTGATCATCACCGGCATCGTCGTCCTCGCCGCCTTCGTGGTGTGGCAGGGCGTGCAGAAGGGCGAGCCGCTGCTGCCGCTGGGCCTCTTCAAGGACCGCAACTTCACCCTCGCCAACATCGCGATCACGGCCGTCGGCGTCGCGATCTCGTCGTTCGCGCTGCCGATCATGCTCTGGGCGCAGGACGTCCTGCGCTTCTCGCCGACCCAGGCCGCCCTGCTGCTCGTCCCGCAGGCCGTCCTGTCCGCCGCGCTCGCGCCGCTCGTCGGCAAGAACCTCAACAAGTGGAACCCCCGGTGGGTCGGCTCGTTCGGCCTCGCGTGCTTCTCCGGCGGGCTCTTCTGGTTCGGCGCCCTGCTCTCGTCGGGTGCCGGCTGGGGCTGGACGCTGCTGCCGAGTGCGCTCCTGGGCCTCGCGAACGCCTGCATGTGGGGACCGCTCTCGGTCTCGGCCACGCGCAACCTGCCGCCGGCCCTCGCCGGTGCCGGGTCGGGCGTCTACAACACCACGCGCCAGATCGGCGCCGTGCTCGGGTCCGCCGGCATCGCCGCGCTGATCGAGGCGCGCATCACGGCGAACTTCCCGTCGGGCGCCGGCACGGGGTCGGGTGGCGCTGAGCAGCAGGTCGGGGCGCTGCCCGAGTTCCTGCAGCAGCCGTTCGCCACCGCGATGGGGCAGTCGCTCGTGCTCCCCGCCGTCGTGCTCGTCGCGGCCATCGTCGCGGCGCTGTTCCTGGCGAAGCCGAAGCAGACGACGGCGTGGAAGCAGACCGGTGCGGTCGAGACGCAGCCGGGCGCTGCGGAGCCCGAGGCTGCCGCGCGCTGA
- a CDS encoding Fur family transcriptional regulator, with protein MDVDADLLRASGLRVTAPRLAVLRASGAMPHATADDILTAVSAELPTTSHQAVYGVLNALTGAGLVRRIEPAGSPARYERRTGDNHHHIVCTMCSAIEDVDCAVGHAPCLTPSETHGFAVTTAEVTYWGICESCAAAERDDAEAVTA; from the coding sequence ATGGACGTCGACGCGGACCTGCTCCGGGCCTCCGGCCTGCGGGTGACGGCACCCCGGCTCGCGGTCCTGCGTGCCTCGGGGGCGATGCCGCACGCGACCGCGGACGACATCCTCACCGCGGTCTCGGCCGAGCTGCCGACCACGAGCCACCAGGCCGTGTACGGCGTCCTCAACGCCCTGACCGGCGCCGGACTCGTCCGTCGCATCGAGCCCGCCGGCAGCCCGGCGCGGTACGAGCGGCGAACCGGGGACAACCACCACCACATCGTCTGCACCATGTGCAGCGCGATCGAGGACGTCGACTGCGCCGTCGGTCACGCGCCCTGCCTCACCCCGTCGGAGACGCACGGCTTCGCCGTGACGACCGCGGAGGTGACCTACTGGGGGATCTGCGAGTCCTGCGCCGCGGCGGAGCGCGACGACGCCGAGGCGGTCACCGCCTGA